A genomic region of Serratia fonticola contains the following coding sequences:
- a CDS encoding MFS transporter has product MNDNIMTPQERRATWGLGTVFSLRMLGMFMVLPVLTTYGMALHGASEALIGLAIGIYGLAQAVFQIPFGLVSDRVGRKPLIVGGLLIFALGSVIAAMSDSIWGIILGRALQGSGAIAAAVMALLSDLTREQNRTKAMAFIGVSFGITFAIAMVVGPIVTHALGLSALFWMIAVLSLAGIAITLLVVPSADEHVLNRESSIVRGSFSKVLNNSRLLKLNFGILCLHILLMSSFVALPLAMEKAGLAAADHWKVYLVTMLVSFIAVVPFIIYAEKYRRMKQVFMGCVAVLFCAEVVLWSSGQHLWGIIAGVQLFFMAFNVMEAILPSLISKESPAGYKGTAMGVYSTSQFIGVAIGGSVGGWLYGLQGAGLVFIAGAALAAVWFVVSSTMKEPPYVSSLRITLSELAVKDSALQSRLLAQPGVAEAVVVPEERSAYVKVDTKQTNRDQLEALIAAL; this is encoded by the coding sequence ATGAACGACAATATTATGACGCCCCAAGAACGCCGGGCAACCTGGGGGCTGGGAACCGTTTTCTCCCTGCGCATGCTTGGCATGTTTATGGTACTGCCTGTTCTGACCACCTATGGTATGGCGCTGCACGGTGCCAGCGAGGCACTGATTGGGCTAGCCATCGGCATTTATGGTCTGGCACAGGCCGTGTTCCAGATCCCTTTCGGGCTGGTTTCCGACCGTGTTGGCCGCAAACCGCTGATCGTCGGTGGGCTGTTAATCTTTGCGCTTGGCAGCGTAATCGCTGCAATGAGCGACTCTATCTGGGGCATTATTCTTGGGCGTGCCTTGCAGGGCTCAGGGGCGATTGCGGCGGCGGTAATGGCGTTGTTATCGGATTTAACCCGTGAGCAGAACCGAACCAAAGCCATGGCATTTATTGGTGTCAGCTTTGGCATTACCTTCGCCATCGCAATGGTTGTTGGCCCGATAGTGACCCATGCCTTAGGTTTATCTGCGTTGTTCTGGATGATCGCCGTGTTGTCACTGGCCGGTATCGCTATTACCTTACTGGTCGTCCCTTCTGCTGATGAACACGTACTGAACCGGGAGTCTAGCATCGTACGGGGCAGTTTCAGCAAGGTACTGAATAATTCGCGGCTGTTGAAACTCAACTTTGGCATCCTGTGTCTGCATATCCTGCTGATGTCCAGCTTCGTCGCCCTACCGTTGGCGATGGAAAAAGCCGGGCTGGCCGCGGCGGACCACTGGAAAGTTTATCTGGTCACCATGCTGGTTTCCTTCATTGCCGTAGTGCCATTTATCATCTATGCAGAAAAGTATCGCCGCATGAAGCAGGTCTTTATGGGCTGCGTAGCGGTTCTGTTTTGTGCCGAGGTGGTGCTGTGGTCTTCTGGCCAGCATCTATGGGGCATCATTGCCGGAGTACAGCTATTCTTCATGGCGTTTAACGTCATGGAAGCCATCCTGCCCTCGCTGATCAGCAAAGAGTCCCCTGCGGGCTATAAAGGTACGGCGATGGGCGTTTACTCCACCAGCCAGTTTATTGGCGTAGCCATTGGCGGCAGCGTGGGCGGCTGGTTATATGGTCTGCAAGGCGCAGGATTGGTCTTTATCGCCGGTGCGGCACTTGCCGCAGTCTGGTTTGTGGTCAGCAGCACCATGAAAGAACCGCCTTACGTCAGCAGCCTGCGTATTACGCTATCAGAACTGGCGGTGAAAGATTCCGCGCTGCAAAGCCGTTTGCTGGCTCAGCCGGGTGTAGCGGAAGCGGTTGTGGTTCCCGAGGAGCGCAGCGCTTACGTGAAGGTAGATACCAAACAAACCAATCGCGACCAGTTGGAAGCCCTGATCGCAGCGCTTTAA
- the cyoE gene encoding heme o synthase → MIKQYLQVTKPGIIFGNLISVVGGFLLASKGSIDYPLFLATLLGVSLVVASGCVFNNYIDRDIDKKMERTKNRVLVKGLIAPSVSLVYATILGIAGFALLYIAANPLAMWLAVMGFMVYVGVYSLYMKRHSVYGTLIGSLSGAAPPVIGYCAVTNEFDAGALILLAIFSLWQMPHSYAIAIFRFKDYQAANIPVLPVVKGISVAKNHITVYILAFMIATLMLTLGGYAGYKYLIVAAAVSVWWLGMALRGYKAENDSVWARKLFVFSIVAITSLSIMMSIDFSASATPENLLTYVW, encoded by the coding sequence ATGATTAAGCAATACCTGCAAGTAACTAAACCAGGAATTATTTTCGGCAATTTAATTTCTGTCGTCGGGGGGTTCCTGCTCGCTTCTAAAGGGAGCATCGACTATCCCCTGTTTCTCGCCACCCTGTTGGGTGTCTCGTTGGTGGTCGCTTCGGGCTGTGTATTTAATAACTACATTGACCGTGACATCGACAAGAAAATGGAGAGAACGAAGAACCGGGTGCTGGTAAAAGGCCTGATCGCGCCGAGTGTGAGCCTGGTTTACGCTACCATTCTGGGTATTGCTGGTTTTGCACTGCTGTATATCGCAGCCAACCCGTTGGCTATGTGGCTGGCGGTAATGGGTTTTATGGTTTATGTCGGCGTTTACAGCCTGTACATGAAACGCCACTCGGTATACGGCACGCTGATCGGTAGCCTATCGGGCGCCGCACCGCCGGTAATTGGCTATTGTGCGGTCACCAACGAGTTCGACGCTGGTGCCCTGATTCTGCTGGCAATCTTCAGCCTGTGGCAGATGCCGCACTCCTATGCGATTGCCATCTTCCGCTTTAAAGATTATCAGGCGGCCAATATTCCAGTACTACCGGTGGTGAAAGGCATTTCCGTTGCCAAAAACCACATCACGGTCTATATCCTGGCGTTTATGATCGCTACGCTGATGCTGACCCTGGGCGGTTACGCCGGCTACAAATACCTGATCGTCGCAGCGGCAGTCAGCGTATGGTGGCTGGGGATGGCGCTGCGCGGTTACAAGGCCGAGAATGACAGCGTTTGGGCACGTAAGCTGTTCGTGTTCTCAATCGTTGCCATTACGTCGCTAAGCATCATGATGTCTATCGACTTCAGCGCCAGCGCTACGCCAGAAAACCTGTTAACCTACGTCTGGTAA
- a CDS encoding cytochrome o ubiquinol oxidase subunit III has protein sequence MSTDTLTNHHSAAHAEHGHHDAGETKVFGFWIYLMSDCILFASLFATYAVLVNGTAGGPSGKDIFDLKFVLVETFLLLFSSITYGMAMIGMNKGKIGSVNTWLFLTFLFGLGFVAMEIYEFHHLIAEGFGPDRSAFLSSFFALVGTHGLHVTTGLIWIIIMMIQVSKRGLNPTNKTRLMCLSLFWHFLDVVWICVFTVVYLLGVM, from the coding sequence GCAGGGGAAACCAAGGTCTTCGGATTCTGGATTTACCTGATGAGCGACTGTATTTTGTTTGCGAGCTTGTTCGCGACTTATGCAGTTCTGGTGAACGGGACCGCTGGCGGTCCCTCTGGGAAAGATATCTTCGACCTGAAATTCGTTCTGGTTGAAACTTTCCTGCTGCTGTTCAGCTCCATCACCTACGGTATGGCGATGATCGGCATGAACAAGGGCAAGATTGGCAGCGTTAATACCTGGCTGTTCCTGACCTTCCTGTTCGGCCTGGGCTTCGTGGCGATGGAAATCTATGAATTCCATCACCTGATCGCTGAAGGGTTTGGCCCGGATCGCAGTGCGTTCCTCTCCAGCTTCTTTGCGCTGGTGGGTACCCACGGTCTGCACGTCACCACCGGTCTGATCTGGATCATCATCATGATGATTCAGGTGAGCAAACGGGGTCTGAACCCAACCAATAAAACCCGTCTGATGTGTCTGAGCCTGTTCTGGCACTTCCTGGACGTGGTCTGGATCTGCGTATTTACCGTTGTCTACCTGCTGGGGGTTATGTAA
- the panE gene encoding 2-dehydropantoate 2-reductase codes for MKITILGCGALGQLWLSRLYQQGHDVQGWLRVPQPFCAVNVIEPDGTSFNRNLPTNDPEHLSHSELLLVTLKAWQVSGAVTTLLPKLNPRCAILLLHNGMGTQDELPPHSQPVLQGNTTHAARHDGNTIVHVANGITHIGPTTSQATHLSHLAEILHQALPDVAWHNNIASASWRKLAVNCVINPLTALYDCRNGDLQRYPQQIELICREVASVMEMEGHHTSCEGLLSYVMQVIHSTADNVSSMLQDIRAQRHTEIDYITGYLLRRGRSHGISLPENTRLFEMIKRKENEYERIGIGLPGTW; via the coding sequence ATGAAAATAACAATTCTTGGTTGCGGTGCGCTCGGACAACTGTGGCTCTCCAGGCTGTATCAACAAGGCCACGACGTACAGGGATGGTTACGGGTACCTCAACCGTTTTGTGCGGTAAACGTGATTGAGCCAGACGGCACATCATTCAACCGCAATTTACCCACCAACGATCCCGAACACCTGTCGCACAGCGAGCTGCTGCTGGTAACACTGAAAGCCTGGCAGGTCTCCGGGGCCGTGACCACATTACTCCCCAAACTAAACCCGCGCTGTGCCATTTTGCTGTTGCATAACGGTATGGGGACTCAGGATGAACTGCCACCACACAGCCAACCGGTGCTGCAGGGTAATACGACACATGCCGCCCGTCATGATGGTAATACTATTGTTCATGTCGCCAATGGCATCACGCATATCGGCCCAACAACGTCACAAGCCACACACCTTAGCCATCTGGCAGAGATACTGCACCAGGCTTTGCCGGATGTGGCCTGGCATAACAACATCGCTTCTGCCAGTTGGCGTAAGCTGGCGGTCAACTGCGTCATCAACCCATTGACAGCGCTGTATGACTGCCGCAACGGCGATCTGCAACGTTATCCACAACAGATTGAGCTTATCTGCCGCGAAGTGGCCAGCGTCATGGAAATGGAAGGGCACCACACATCCTGTGAAGGACTGCTGTCTTATGTGATGCAAGTGATCCACAGTACCGCCGACAACGTCTCGTCGATGCTGCAGGATATCCGAGCACAACGGCACACCGAGATCGACTACATTACCGGTTATTTACTGCGTCGCGGGCGCAGCCACGGCATTAGTCTGCCTGAAAATACCCGGTTGTTTGAAATGATTAAGCGAAAGGAAAATGAATATGAGCGCATCGGCATTGGTCTGCCTGGCACCTGGTAG
- a CDS encoding YajQ family cyclic di-GMP-binding protein: protein MPSFDIVSEIDMQEVRNAVENATRDLGTRWDFRNVPASFELNEKNESIKVASESDFQVQQLLDILREKLSKRSIDGGALEIPEEFTHSGKTYSVEAKLKQGIETTLAKKIVKLIKDSKLKVQAQIQGDEVRVTGKSRDDLQSVMALVRGADLGQPFQFKNFRD, encoded by the coding sequence ATGCCATCTTTCGACATCGTTTCCGAAATTGATATGCAGGAAGTTCGCAACGCCGTTGAGAACGCCACCCGCGATCTCGGCACTCGCTGGGATTTCCGTAATGTGCCAGCCAGCTTCGAGCTGAACGAGAAAAACGAAAGCATCAAAGTGGCCAGCGAATCTGATTTCCAGGTACAGCAGTTGCTGGACATTCTGCGTGAAAAGCTGAGTAAACGCAGTATTGATGGTGGCGCGCTGGAGATCCCGGAAGAATTCACTCACAGTGGTAAAACATACAGTGTTGAAGCCAAGCTGAAGCAGGGGATTGAAACCACCTTGGCGAAGAAAATCGTCAAGCTGATCAAAGACAGCAAGCTGAAAGTCCAGGCGCAAATTCAAGGGGATGAGGTCAGAGTGACCGGCAAGTCACGCGACGATCTGCAAAGCGTGATGGCGCTGGTGCGTGGTGCCGATCTGGGGCAGCCATTCCAGTTTAAAAACTTCCGCGATTAA
- a CDS encoding cytochrome o ubiquinol oxidase subunit IV: protein MSHSSHETSHGGASHGSVKSYLVGFILSIILTVIPFAMVMSGSASHSTILAVVVGMAVIQVIVHLVYFLHMNTSSEERWNLVALLFTAMIIGIVVVGSLWIMYNLNINMMVD, encoded by the coding sequence ATGAGCCATTCATCCCATGAAACCTCTCACGGCGGCGCAAGCCATGGCAGCGTGAAGTCATACCTGGTCGGCTTTATCCTGTCGATCATCCTGACGGTAATTCCATTTGCGATGGTGATGAGCGGCTCAGCCTCTCACTCTACCATCCTGGCGGTTGTGGTCGGCATGGCAGTTATCCAGGTGATCGTTCACCTGGTTTACTTCCTGCACATGAACACTTCATCGGAAGAGCGCTGGAACCTGGTGGCATTGCTGTTCACCGCTATGATCATCGGTATCGTTGTTGTGGGTTCACTCTGGATTATGTACAACCTCAACATCAATATGATGGTCGATTAA